The following are encoded together in the Petrotoga sp. 9PW.55.5.1 genome:
- a CDS encoding type II secretion system protein, which yields MKKKKLKEGFTLVEVLIVLGIIAVLTSIAVPSVKGIINQANATKIVTDMQNVQVAVLNYSLYNNNLSGLTIETLISDGYLSSSFNYKENENEIISLADGGINQIKILYTGDSPSALELKKINNNLTIENNNAYLLVKF from the coding sequence ATGAAAAAAAAGAAACTAAAAGAAGGGTTTACACTTGTTGAAGTGTTGATAGTTTTAGGGATTATCGCGGTTCTAACAAGTATCGCTGTTCCGTCTGTCAAAGGGATAATAAATCAAGCAAATGCTACAAAGATAGTGACCGATATGCAGAATGTTCAGGTAGCAGTGTTAAATTATTCACTATATAACAATAACCTCAGTGGTTTAACAATAGAGACCTTGATTTCTGACGGTTATTTATCATCTAGCTTTAATTATAAAGAAAATGAAAATGAAATAATAAGTTTAGCTGACGGAGGCATCAATCAAATTAAAATTTTATACACAGGTGATTCTCCTTCTGCGTTAGAATTGAAAAAAATAAATAATAATCTTACAATTGAAAATAACAATGCTTATTTACTCGTAAAATTCTAA
- a CDS encoding phosphatidate cytidylyltransferase, protein MNKKELAIRVLSGVIIGPIVVFSFLTYPTLLGLVTTIVMLSSFELIELFTSDVKNNLMKLVLTFIIGASSLLYGFSIEAEYRGILPFESEGIFFLAFVASVFSIMILIKDITHAKRFIESSALSLIYVSFFLSNFYLIQINYGAGMAILALTSVWAYDAGAYFFGLSFGKHKLSPNFSPKKSWEGFIGGTFITFIYIYLFDTIGIFFGTIQKITILQVLFFAIMVSSFDTIGDLTESIIKRYYKAKDSGNVLPGHGGMLDRIDGLLIVTPMWYLLLRILWI, encoded by the coding sequence TTGAATAAAAAAGAACTCGCAATTAGAGTATTATCTGGGGTTATAATAGGCCCCATAGTTGTTTTTTCTTTTTTAACTTATCCAACTTTACTTGGATTAGTTACAACAATAGTTATGCTTTCGTCATTTGAGTTGATTGAATTATTTACCAGTGACGTAAAAAACAATCTTATGAAACTTGTATTAACTTTTATTATCGGGGCATCTAGCCTTTTGTACGGTTTTTCAATCGAAGCAGAGTATAGAGGAATATTACCTTTTGAAAGTGAAGGAATATTTTTTTTAGCCTTTGTTGCGAGTGTCTTTTCAATAATGATTTTAATTAAAGATATTACTCATGCAAAGAGATTCATAGAGTCAAGTGCTCTAAGTCTTATTTATGTTTCATTTTTTTTGTCTAATTTTTACTTAATTCAAATAAATTATGGTGCTGGCATGGCAATTTTAGCTTTAACATCTGTTTGGGCTTATGATGCAGGAGCCTATTTCTTTGGTTTGAGTTTTGGAAAACATAAATTATCACCTAATTTTTCACCAAAAAAAAGTTGGGAGGGATTTATTGGTGGTACCTTCATCACTTTTATTTATATATATTTATTTGATACCATTGGGATTTTTTTTGGAACGATTCAGAAAATAACTATATTACAAGTTTTATTTTTTGCGATTATGGTAAGTTCTTTTGATACAATAGGAGATTTGACCGAATCAATTATAAAAAGATATTATAAAGCAAAAGATTCAGGGAATGTTTTACCGGGGCATGGGGGTATGCTAGATAGAATAGATGGGTTGCTTATAGTTACTCCTATGTGGTATTTATTGCTTAGAATACTTTGGATATAG
- the uppS gene encoding polyprenyl diphosphate synthase: protein MNFLKVPKHVGIIMDGNGRWAIKNNRERNYGHKKGVEVAENVIEWSKEFGVDYLTLYTFSQENWKRPKEEIEFLFELIIRYFEENLNRIIENGVKISFLGKIDDLPKSLKDTCKEIQNISKNNKEFNLILALNYGGKQEIVDAVNKIIKEGKEEITIEDMERNLYLPHVPNPDLIIRTGGEVRLSNFLLWESAYSELYFTKTLWPDFSYEEYLNALKDYSKRERRFGAIKQ, encoded by the coding sequence ATGAACTTCTTAAAAGTTCCTAAACATGTTGGTATTATTATGGATGGAAACGGAAGATGGGCTATAAAAAATAATAGAGAAAGAAATTATGGCCACAAAAAAGGTGTAGAAGTTGCAGAGAATGTGATAGAATGGTCTAAAGAATTTGGAGTTGATTATCTAACACTTTATACATTTTCTCAGGAAAATTGGAAAAGGCCTAAAGAAGAAATAGAATTCTTATTCGAACTTATTATAAGATACTTTGAGGAGAATTTAAATAGAATTATAGAAAATGGAGTAAAAATAAGTTTTTTGGGGAAAATTGACGATCTTCCCAAAAGTTTAAAAGATACTTGTAAAGAGATTCAAAATATTAGTAAAAATAATAAGGAATTTAATCTAATACTAGCACTGAATTATGGAGGAAAGCAAGAAATAGTAGACGCTGTTAATAAGATTATAAAAGAAGGGAAAGAAGAAATAACTATAGAAGATATGGAAAGAAATCTGTATTTACCCCATGTACCAAATCCCGATCTAATTATTAGAACGGGTGGAGAGGTCAGACTAAGTAATTTTTTATTATGGGAATCAGCCTATTCTGAACTTTACTTTACAAAGACATTATGGCCCGATTTTTCATACGAAGAATATTTAAATGCTCTGAAAGATTATTCAAAAAGAGAAAGAAGATTTGGAGCTATTAAACAATAA
- the frr gene encoding ribosome recycling factor: MAKKSVYARQADEKMKKTLEHFADELKKVRTGRPSTAIFEDIKVDYYGVPTPINQVANLSVGEERVVIITPWDKKMLEAIEKAINSSNFGFHAINDGNVVRVSFPNPTIEERKKLVKGVKEMLEETKIALRNIRRDDIKKIKEDLNSSVLSEDEAKKMEDEIQEILKENEEEAEKIFQKKEKEIMES; this comes from the coding sequence ATGGCAAAGAAAAGCGTTTATGCTAGACAAGCAGATGAAAAAATGAAAAAAACTTTGGAACATTTTGCGGATGAGTTAAAAAAAGTAAGAACTGGAAGGCCTTCAACAGCTATCTTTGAGGACATAAAAGTTGATTACTATGGTGTTCCTACTCCTATAAATCAAGTAGCAAATTTGTCTGTTGGAGAAGAAAGGGTAGTTATTATTACACCTTGGGATAAAAAAATGCTAGAAGCAATTGAAAAGGCAATAAACTCTTCTAATTTTGGTTTTCACGCAATTAACGATGGTAACGTAGTAAGAGTTTCTTTCCCTAATCCAACGATTGAAGAAAGAAAAAAGTTAGTTAAAGGCGTAAAAGAAATGTTGGAAGAAACAAAAATCGCCTTAAGAAACATAAGAAGAGACGATATCAAAAAAATAAAGGAAGATTTGAATTCAAGTGTATTAAGTGAAGATGAGGCAAAAAAAATGGAAGATGAAATTCAAGAAATTTTGAAAGAGAATGAAGAAGAGGCAGAAAAAATATTTCAAAAAAAAGAAAAAGAAATTATGGAATCATAA
- a CDS encoding metallophosphoesterase has product MRKLFLLSLIMLISLISLPNNQASQINNSFLLSNEYLEVEISKETGFIESLKQKGIDKSLFSSHRFIISGIEFKNEIIELSENSISFLSTTDDYTIMTKYYLEHNEVVIMTKITNKTNTNKKIQINEIIDYSDTYPFFRSPKIFENYAFLLQQDYGSLGYFNLNSSSFQRLISNDAFTTSISFFNINPNEAIELNRTVTVDRSVSEIEKKYFDKFNIPYNTIEKDIILNTEKSSQGIRVILEDELNKILSVQIVDDKGKAKFYIPLEKNYQNYKMKVDHGNLKTEPIDILTSKDIFIEVPENYFYYKPFLTVKKEDGITVNFRTFVPARSKISVYSLKENSIIMEVQNNLPLEYHNIEISTLNSNTTYYYVVNVEDTYTINKLESEKKTFSTKPLDKDIKSFQFVVYGDTQIYDERHTFVVEKILENEELKPIFIIKPGDHTEEGTSENSWHNFFESTYPLSSQIPYYLALGNHERNSLLYYRAFALPKGGGDYSKRWYSFDYGNAHFIILDSNILESSSLYKKQMEWLENDLKDNQDKKFTFVIFHHPFWTTATEYGSMEENSPQGHFNTKNWLPLFKKYNVDVVINGHIHAYERHFRDGIMFITTGGGGAKLNTSHEANPLPWHVKHVLGKLHYILFEVFEDSIKVTVKAVGEIDNPLFPNEYTEINEIIDEFYIYKK; this is encoded by the coding sequence ATGAGAAAACTTTTTTTGCTTTCTTTAATTATGTTAATTTCCTTAATTTCACTTCCAAATAATCAAGCCAGCCAAATTAATAATTCTTTCCTTTTGTCCAATGAATATCTAGAAGTAGAAATATCTAAAGAAACAGGTTTTATAGAGTCATTAAAACAAAAAGGAATAGATAAATCACTTTTTTCCTCTCATAGATTCATTATCTCGGGAATAGAATTTAAGAATGAAATTATAGAACTTTCTGAGAATTCTATCTCATTTCTTTCTACCACCGATGATTACACTATCATGACGAAATACTATTTAGAGCATAATGAAGTAGTTATAATGACGAAAATAACTAATAAAACAAATACAAATAAGAAGATTCAAATCAACGAAATTATCGATTACTCAGATACTTACCCCTTTTTTAGGAGCCCTAAGATTTTTGAGAATTACGCTTTTTTATTGCAACAAGATTATGGAAGTCTTGGATATTTCAATTTAAACAGCTCTTCTTTTCAAAGATTGATATCAAACGATGCATTCACAACTAGCATTTCGTTCTTCAATATTAATCCAAATGAAGCTATTGAATTAAACAGAACTGTAACTGTTGATAGAAGCGTTAGTGAAATTGAAAAAAAGTACTTTGATAAATTCAATATTCCGTATAATACTATTGAGAAAGATATTATTTTAAATACAGAAAAATCTTCTCAAGGAATAAGAGTTATATTAGAAGATGAACTAAATAAGATACTAAGTGTTCAAATTGTTGACGATAAAGGTAAAGCTAAATTTTATATTCCATTAGAAAAAAATTATCAAAATTACAAAATGAAGGTTGATCATGGAAATCTAAAAACAGAACCTATTGATATTCTTACTTCCAAAGACATTTTTATTGAAGTCCCAGAAAATTATTTTTACTACAAGCCTTTTTTGACGGTAAAAAAAGAAGACGGTATAACTGTTAATTTTAGAACCTTTGTTCCTGCTCGTTCGAAAATATCAGTGTATTCTTTGAAAGAAAATTCAATAATTATGGAGGTTCAAAATAATTTACCTTTAGAGTATCATAACATAGAAATTTCTACTTTAAATTCTAATACAACTTATTACTATGTAGTAAATGTTGAAGATACTTATACTATAAACAAATTAGAAAGTGAGAAGAAAACTTTTTCCACCAAACCTTTGGATAAGGATATTAAAAGTTTCCAATTTGTAGTTTATGGTGATACTCAAATATATGATGAAAGACATACTTTTGTGGTGGAAAAAATACTTGAAAATGAAGAACTTAAACCTATTTTTATTATTAAACCTGGAGATCATACTGAAGAAGGCACTTCAGAAAATAGTTGGCACAATTTTTTTGAATCAACTTATCCATTGAGTTCTCAAATTCCATATTATTTAGCTCTTGGAAATCACGAACGTAATAGTTTGCTTTATTATAGAGCTTTTGCACTCCCAAAGGGTGGTGGGGATTACTCAAAAAGGTGGTACTCTTTTGATTATGGAAATGCTCATTTCATAATATTAGATTCCAATATTTTAGAGTCTTCTTCTTTATATAAAAAACAAATGGAATGGTTAGAAAACGATCTCAAAGACAATCAAGACAAGAAATTCACGTTTGTTATTTTTCACCATCCTTTTTGGACTACTGCTACTGAATATGGATCAATGGAAGAAAATTCACCACAAGGGCATTTCAACACAAAAAATTGGCTTCCTTTGTTTAAAAAATACAATGTTGATGTCGTAATTAACGGACATATTCACGCATATGAAAGACATTTCAGAGACGGCATAATGTTCATTACTACAGGTGGTGGTGGAGCAAAACTCAATACTTCTCATGAAGCTAACCCCCTACCTTGGCACGTTAAGCACGTTTTAGGAAAGCTGCATTACATACTCTTTGAAGTGTTTGAAGATTCTATAAAAGTTACTGTAAAAGCAGTTGGAGAGATTGACAATCCTCTTTTCCCAAACGAATATACTGAAATTAACGAAATAATAGATGAGTTTTATATCTACAAAAAATAA
- the rsxA gene encoding electron transport complex subunit RsxA: MNLVLLFISAALVNNIILTRFLGICPFLGVSRSKSSAIGMSIAVVFVMTMAGVITWFLNQLLIILGVEFLKTIVFILVVAVLVQFVEFFIKKSSPALYEALGIYLPLITTNCAILGVALLNVQTNYNFMETLVNSFASGLGFALALIIFSSIREKMELNNVPKAFQGTALALVTAGLLSMAFMGFSGLVKL; this comes from the coding sequence ATGAATTTAGTTTTGTTATTTATTTCTGCGGCTTTAGTCAATAATATAATTTTAACAAGGTTTTTGGGTATCTGTCCCTTTTTGGGAGTTTCAAGATCTAAAAGTTCAGCTATAGGGATGTCTATTGCGGTTGTGTTCGTAATGACAATGGCGGGAGTAATCACATGGTTTTTAAACCAATTACTTATTATACTTGGCGTTGAATTTTTAAAAACCATTGTATTCATCTTAGTAGTTGCTGTTTTAGTACAATTTGTTGAGTTTTTTATAAAAAAATCAAGCCCGGCTTTGTACGAGGCCTTAGGAATATATCTTCCACTTATTACAACCAACTGTGCTATATTAGGAGTAGCCTTATTAAATGTTCAAACTAATTATAATTTTATGGAAACCTTGGTGAATTCTTTTGCATCTGGGTTAGGTTTCGCGTTAGCATTGATAATCTTCTCTTCTATTCGAGAAAAGATGGAGTTAAATAACGTTCCAAAAGCTTTTCAAGGAACAGCATTGGCCCTTGTAACAGCAGGATTATTATCTATGGCTTTTATGGGGTTTTCTGGACTTGTAAAACTCTAA
- the rsxE gene encoding electron transport complex subunit RsxE — MANFKNFTNGLINNNPVFVQVLGMCPTLATTTSAQNALGMGIATLSVLTMSNIVISLIRKIVPKKIRIPIYIVVIASFVTMIDLIMHGLTYELWQTLGIFIPLIVVNCIIMGRAEAFASKNGVIDSIFDALGIGIGFTGALVLLGSVRELLGNGTIFGFPIWGDALNLYLFILPPGAFIALGLLLGMFNSIGISRENRRKKAGAKK; from the coding sequence GTGGCGAATTTTAAAAATTTTACCAATGGTTTAATAAATAACAATCCCGTTTTTGTACAAGTTTTAGGAATGTGTCCAACTTTGGCAACTACTACTAGTGCTCAAAATGCTCTTGGAATGGGTATAGCAACTTTATCTGTTTTAACCATGTCTAATATTGTTATTTCTTTAATAAGAAAAATAGTTCCAAAAAAAATAAGGATACCTATTTATATTGTTGTTATTGCTTCTTTTGTTACAATGATTGATCTAATCATGCATGGGTTAACTTATGAATTATGGCAAACTTTGGGAATTTTCATTCCTTTGATAGTTGTAAATTGTATTATTATGGGAAGAGCAGAAGCCTTTGCCTCCAAAAATGGTGTAATAGACTCAATTTTCGATGCTTTGGGAATAGGCATAGGATTCACTGGGGCATTAGTTCTCTTGGGTTCAGTAAGAGAATTATTAGGAAATGGTACTATTTTTGGATTTCCTATCTGGGGAGATGCCTTGAATCTATATCTTTTCATCCTTCCTCCCGGAGCATTTATAGCTTTGGGGTTGTTGTTGGGAATGTTTAATTCCATAGGTATAAGTAGAGAAAACAGAAGGAAAAAGGCAGGTGCTAAGAAATGA
- a CDS encoding RnfABCDGE type electron transport complex subunit G: protein MREYLKTGLILALFMIASALLVSVVYNFVNPLIQQAEFDNTLSAIEKVLKDAESEEYLISNIPSNKEELNQNIWKEDESGVLFVSLKNAKVYSPVYKFNTETLDVFVLTVSGVGYGGDVTSVISFVKEKNNEIVLNKIEVINYSQETPGLGARIAEDEVKKRFSLIPESGLISGVKVDKDAGVNIPSNSLESFKSEGVVKTSDVMTGATITPRAVSDSINAAVEFLTQEGVI from the coding sequence ATGCGTGAATATTTAAAGACTGGACTTATCTTAGCTTTATTCATGATAGCTTCTGCTTTACTTGTTTCTGTGGTTTATAATTTTGTAAATCCTTTAATTCAACAAGCTGAGTTTGATAATACCTTATCTGCCATTGAAAAAGTACTAAAAGATGCTGAAAGCGAAGAATATCTTATTAGTAATATCCCTTCAAACAAAGAAGAATTAAACCAAAATATTTGGAAAGAAGATGAATCAGGTGTTTTGTTTGTAAGCCTTAAAAATGCAAAGGTTTATTCTCCTGTATATAAGTTTAATACTGAAACTCTTGATGTTTTTGTTTTAACTGTTTCTGGTGTAGGATACGGTGGTGATGTGACTAGTGTAATTTCTTTTGTAAAGGAGAAAAATAATGAGATAGTTTTGAATAAAATAGAAGTGATAAACTACTCTCAAGAAACACCCGGTTTAGGAGCGAGAATTGCTGAAGATGAAGTAAAAAAGAGATTCAGTCTAATTCCAGAGTCTGGTTTAATCTCGGGAGTAAAAGTTGACAAAGATGCGGGAGTTAATATCCCTTCTAATTCTTTAGAATCGTTTAAATCAGAAGGTGTAGTTAAAACGAGTGATGTCATGACAGGAGCAACTATTACTCCTCGTGCGGTATCAGATTCTATTAACGCTGCTGTTGAATTTTTGACTCAAGAAGGGGTGATCTGA
- a CDS encoding RnfABCDGE type electron transport complex subunit D, translated as MKLSTEAAPHFRTKDTTRKIMLDVLIALIPAVVFSTWIFGLRALYIMLFSMVFSEILDFVVVRFLRNQKNYTPDLSASVTGLLLGMNLSLAVNWWQILLGVTVSIVLAKQIFGGLGQNFFNPALVGRAFMLISFPTAMTTWYAPFFYNNSDIITIASPYQDIITTASPLGMVIGSSFENVLQSYSYWDMFIGKIPGSIGEVSALALLIGFIYLVIKGRIKLMIPVSYISTVLVFSSIFYLVDPSRFGSPLFHLLAGGLMLGALFMATDMVTSPMTLKGQFVFGLGAGVLTMVIRYFGSYPEGVSFSILIMNALVPLIDDWLKPRIYGTNKGGITNA; from the coding sequence TTGAAGCTAAGTACTGAAGCAGCTCCCCATTTCAGAACAAAGGATACTACTAGAAAGATAATGCTTGATGTATTAATAGCGTTGATACCTGCTGTAGTTTTTTCCACATGGATCTTTGGATTAAGAGCTTTATATATAATGTTGTTTTCTATGGTTTTTTCTGAAATACTAGATTTTGTAGTGGTACGTTTTCTCAGAAATCAAAAAAATTATACACCTGATCTTTCTGCATCAGTAACCGGATTACTATTGGGTATGAACTTATCCTTAGCAGTAAATTGGTGGCAAATTTTACTTGGTGTAACTGTTTCTATTGTGTTAGCTAAACAAATTTTTGGAGGTTTGGGGCAGAATTTCTTCAACCCAGCTTTGGTTGGAAGAGCATTTATGCTTATTTCTTTTCCAACCGCAATGACTACATGGTATGCACCTTTTTTTTATAATAATTCAGATATTATAACCATAGCTTCACCTTATCAAGATATTATAACCACAGCATCACCTTTGGGAATGGTTATTGGATCAAGTTTCGAAAATGTTCTTCAAAGCTATAGTTATTGGGATATGTTTATTGGGAAGATTCCTGGTTCAATAGGGGAAGTAAGCGCTCTAGCTTTGTTGATAGGTTTTATATATCTAGTTATAAAAGGAAGAATTAAATTAATGATTCCTGTATCGTATATATCAACCGTGTTAGTTTTTAGTTCTATATTTTATTTAGTCGATCCATCTAGATTTGGATCACCTCTATTTCATCTTTTGGCAGGGGGGTTAATGCTTGGAGCTTTGTTTATGGCTACAGACATGGTAACATCTCCCATGACATTAAAAGGCCAATTTGTTTTTGGATTAGGTGCAGGAGTTTTAACAATGGTTATAAGATATTTTGGAAGTTATCCAGAAGGCGTTTCTTTCTCAATATTAATTATGAATGCTTTGGTTCCATTGATAGATGATTGGCTTAAACCAAGAATCTATGGAACAAATAAAGGTGGGATAACAAATGCGTGA
- the rsxC gene encoding electron transport complex subunit RsxC — protein MPSATFKGGVHPPQKKTRTINKKFQKLNLPDVVYLYLTNHLGAPAKPLVKEGDKLKTGQLIAEANGAISANLHSSVTGEVIGIESFVNAATGRKDNTIVIKRTSEDDWQLLEHDEDFEKFAPEKIIEIVKDAGIVGLGGAMFPSHVKLIIPEGKKVEHLIINGAECEPYITVDDSLMREKTEEIIKGIRIIQHVVKPQRTFIGIEDNKAEAIKILSNATKKENIEVIPLKTKYPQGAEKQLINAITKKEVPSGGLPIDVGCIVFNVSTTYAIFDAVVNGKPLVERGITISGEGVRNPGNFWFRIGTKVSDILDQVGIIEEENIDRILYGGPMMGIPLPNIDLPTFKGNNALTVLSKGEIQTKTEYPCIRCASCVKSCPIGLQPYYLKKLVDSRKNNIAEENGIMDCIECGSCSYICPSNIDLVKSFKTSKKVIKAIQKRRG, from the coding sequence GTGCCAAGTGCTACTTTTAAAGGTGGGGTACACCCACCACAGAAAAAAACTCGAACTATAAATAAGAAATTTCAAAAATTGAATTTACCAGACGTTGTCTACCTATATCTCACAAATCATTTGGGAGCACCCGCTAAGCCATTAGTAAAAGAGGGGGATAAATTAAAAACAGGTCAGTTGATAGCTGAAGCAAACGGTGCTATATCTGCAAATCTTCATTCTTCTGTTACGGGAGAGGTTATAGGAATTGAATCTTTTGTTAATGCAGCAACAGGTAGAAAAGATAACACAATAGTAATAAAAAGAACTTCCGAAGATGATTGGCAGTTGTTGGAACATGATGAGGATTTTGAAAAGTTTGCTCCAGAAAAAATTATCGAAATAGTAAAAGATGCAGGAATTGTAGGGTTGGGGGGAGCAATGTTTCCATCCCATGTAAAATTGATTATTCCCGAAGGGAAAAAAGTAGAGCATCTCATAATAAATGGAGCCGAATGTGAACCTTACATAACAGTAGATGATTCACTAATGAGAGAAAAAACTGAAGAGATAATAAAAGGTATAAGAATTATTCAGCATGTAGTCAAACCCCAACGTACCTTTATTGGTATAGAAGATAACAAAGCTGAAGCTATTAAAATTTTATCAAATGCAACAAAAAAAGAAAATATAGAAGTAATTCCTTTGAAAACAAAATACCCTCAAGGAGCAGAAAAACAATTGATTAATGCAATTACTAAAAAAGAAGTTCCTTCAGGTGGCTTACCTATAGATGTAGGATGTATTGTTTTCAATGTTTCTACAACATACGCGATTTTTGATGCAGTTGTAAATGGTAAACCTTTAGTAGAAAGAGGTATAACAATAAGTGGGGAGGGGGTTAGAAACCCTGGTAATTTCTGGTTTCGTATCGGGACTAAGGTTTCAGATATATTAGATCAAGTTGGTATCATAGAAGAGGAAAACATTGACAGAATTTTGTATGGTGGCCCAATGATGGGTATTCCTCTTCCAAATATAGATCTTCCAACTTTCAAAGGAAATAATGCACTAACAGTTTTAAGTAAAGGTGAAATTCAAACGAAAACAGAATATCCATGTATTCGATGCGCATCTTGTGTAAAAAGTTGTCCAATAGGTCTTCAACCTTACTATCTTAAGAAACTTGTTGATAGTAGAAAAAACAATATTGCAGAGGAAAATGGAATTATGGATTGTATAGAATGTGGTTCATGTTCATATATATGCCCTTCAAATATTGATTTGGTAAAAAGTTTTAAAACAAGTAAAAAAGTTATAAAAGCTATTCAAAAGAGGAGGGGTTGA
- a CDS encoding RNA polymerase sigma factor RpoD/SigA: protein MPKKEISKHFESKSEEISPNIISIVKKNRLDINKEIVSKIKKKALKNMNTISFEEIDESIPDFMNDNFTLEFLIFFYKELKNADINVINDSQEELDMESDNNENDDGSEDFKGSEEFNEIFSDFSEVEVEMCDNISMQDPIKIYLKEISKSKLLTPSRERKLARRAQMGEMKAREELIKANLRLVISIAKRYVGHGLSFLDLIQEGNIGLMKAVTKFDWKKGYKFSTYSYWWIRQAITRAIADQGRTVRIPVHLVETINKMNRVVNKYVQEKGEVPDLEELAELMDKPVDKMKEVLINAKNIFSLNAPISNDGDSEGESEVLDFIDSDIPTPDEEGRKMIIRQRMEKIIDTLSPKEALILKMRYGFIDGKQKTLEEVGEFFNVTRERIRQIESKSIRKLKHPARKKMIENIMQDF from the coding sequence ATGCCTAAAAAAGAAATAAGTAAACATTTTGAATCGAAGAGCGAAGAAATTTCGCCAAATATAATAAGTATTGTTAAAAAAAACCGTTTAGATATTAACAAAGAAATAGTATCAAAAATCAAAAAAAAGGCTTTAAAAAATATGAATACTATCTCTTTTGAAGAGATAGATGAATCCATCCCCGATTTTATGAATGATAATTTTACTCTGGAATTCCTAATATTTTTTTACAAAGAATTAAAAAATGCCGATATTAACGTAATTAATGATTCACAAGAAGAATTAGATATGGAATCGGATAATAATGAAAATGATGATGGTTCTGAGGATTTCAAAGGCTCAGAAGAATTTAATGAAATATTTAGTGATTTTTCTGAAGTCGAAGTTGAAATGTGTGACAATATTTCAATGCAAGATCCAATTAAAATTTACTTAAAAGAAATAAGTAAAAGTAAATTGCTTACTCCTTCTAGGGAAAGAAAATTGGCAAGAAGAGCTCAAATGGGTGAGATGAAAGCAAGAGAAGAACTAATCAAAGCAAATTTGAGACTGGTTATTAGCATCGCAAAACGCTATGTGGGTCATGGTTTAAGCTTTTTGGATTTGATTCAAGAAGGAAATATAGGTTTAATGAAAGCCGTAACCAAATTCGATTGGAAAAAAGGTTATAAATTTTCTACTTATTCTTATTGGTGGATTAGACAAGCTATTACCAGAGCTATCGCTGATCAAGGAAGAACTGTAAGAATACCCGTACATTTGGTAGAAACAATAAATAAGATGAATAGAGTTGTAAACAAGTATGTTCAAGAAAAAGGTGAAGTTCCTGACCTTGAAGAATTGGCTGAATTGATGGATAAACCGGTTGACAAAATGAAAGAAGTTTTGATAAATGCCAAAAATATATTTTCATTAAATGCGCCTATCTCAAATGATGGCGATTCAGAAGGAGAATCGGAGGTTCTGGATTTTATTGATTCGGATATACCTACCCCTGACGAGGAAGGAAGAAAGATGATTATTAGACAAAGAATGGAAAAAATCATAGATACACTTTCTCCAAAAGAAGCCCTTATTTTAAAAATGAGATATGGATTCATAGATGGAAAACAAAAAACTTTAGAAGAAGTTGGAGAATTTTTCAACGTTACTAGAGAAAGGATTAGGCAAATAGAATCAAAGTCTATTAGAAAATTAAAGCATCCCGCAAGAAAAAAGATGATAGAAAATATTATGCAAGACTTTTAA